From one Neovison vison isolate M4711 chromosome 1, ASM_NN_V1, whole genome shotgun sequence genomic stretch:
- the NDUFAF4 gene encoding NADH dehydrogenase [ubiquinone] 1 alpha subcomplex assembly factor 4, with product MGAAVFRAIRNFNLENRAEREISKMKPSAAPRHPSTKSLLREQMSRHPEIKGEIARKDDKLLSLLKDVYVDSKDPVSSLQVKDPGTPQEQKEFRLAKGHDFNMNIKNIPKGKISVVEALTLLNNHKLYPETWTAEKIAEEYYLEQKDVKSLLRYFVTFEVNLLPPNGKKAIPSK from the exons ATGGGGGCTGCGGTGTTTCGCGCAATCCGTAATTTCAATCTAGAGAACCGGGCGGAACGGGAAATCAGCAAGATGAAGCCCTCTGCGGCTCCGAGGCACCCCTCCACCAAGAGCCTCCTGCGAGAGCAGATGAGCC gCCATCCAGAAATTAAGGGAGAAATAGCTAGAAAAGATGACAAACTGCTGTCTTTACTAAAAGATGTGTATGTTGATTCCAAAGATCCGGTGTCTTCTTTGCAG GTAAAAGATCCTGGAACACCTCAAGAGCAAAAGGAGTTCAGATTGGCAAAAGGCCATGACTTTAACATGAATATCAAAAACATTCCCAAAGGCAAAATTTCCGTTGTAGAGGCATTGACACTTCTCAATAATCACAAACTTTATCCAGAAACGTGGACTGCTGAGAAAATAGCAGAAGAATACTACCTAGAACAGAAAGATGTAAAATCCCTTCTCAGATATTTTGTTACTTTTGAAGTCAATCTCTTACCTCCTAACGGCAAGAAAGCGATAccatcaaaatga